GAGTTGAACCCTCCTGAGGTCCAGAACGCTGTGCTCCAACACGCAGCGTGGGGGAAACAAGGACAACAGCTGGTGAGTCTAAAGGCTCCAACTTACACCAAACACAGTCGTCATTAAATCCTCTCGAAGCACAGACTCTAAATTAAATCATCGGTGCTaaatggcagcgttcgtatccaggatattttggcgttgtgtgtgtgtggatggtcGGAGGAAGCGGAGAcgcgttgtccatctttatttacggtcCCTGGGTTTGAGGCTTTTAAAGAGAATGTGAAAGTTCATTCCGATTGAACTCTTAAAAAAATCCGCCTGGTGATGTGACCTTTTGCTCTGCTGTTAAACAAAagagcgtttttttttttttttttttgcacggTGTGCTCAgactgtgaaaatgaataaagtttaacttgcatgtgtgtattcGCAGCAGTGCGACAGCGCTGACCCCGAACAAAAATGTGACGGAAATTCAAAGTGGCTGCTGGAAACAGAGTTGGggaaagtgaataaaaatgaaCCCAGGTGGATGCAGGATATTTGTTGACATGCAGGAAACGTCGGAGTGTTGCTGTTAAAATATACAGATGTTAAAACactggtggaggagagagagagagagagaggacacacagacaggtttaCTGCACGGTGCGATGAACAAGAGGCTTTAATGTGTTGAAGAAATTTAGATCATTAAAAAACTGAGAATCCAGGATTATACACgagtttctgtgtttctctccagaTCTACATCTTTGAGAATAACATCTACTACCAGTCGGATGTGAAGAGCGTCTCCCTGAGGATCACGTCCTCTGGGAAGGAGGGCGTCATCTTCAACGGACTCTCTGACTGGCTGTACGAAGGTGCGTGCTTAGCGAAGGACCTTCTGATGCGTCTATTGATCTCTCTGTAGATCCTGCTGCAAACTTTCTAAACTCAGCCGAGCTCCAGGTATTTaatgtttctttgcttttttcttctctgagaGACGTTCAGCGATCTTTGCAGGAGGACACACTGTGTTGTTCAGCTGCTTAAAAATGTCTCTGAGATTTGTCTCCGACATTAAAAAAAACGCCGCGGAGCCGACGAGACGAACTCAGCAGAAAGGCGATGAAAAAATCAACAGCGAGCGTCTACGACCCATTAAGTCGCCGTGTAAACAAATTCAGCAACGTGCCGCAGTTTGCACAGAGAGCAGCACAGACGGAGGCAGATGGGAAACGAAAAAGAATAATTTTGGCTCGTAGATTCACTCtgagctgtttttgtgttttctttttgatttgcAATTCACTccggatgtttttttttacggcgaatgaaagagcaggatgtgttttattgtctgaTTTAAAGCTCAAAGCCCTGATTTCTGGTATTTCCCATTGTCGCCTCTGAGCGTTATCGAATCCaacgaggaataataatatattttaaagctgGAGATCATCTGCGATGTGTGGTGTCTCTCCTCAGAGGAGATCCTGCGTTCACACCTGGCTCACTGGTGGTCGCCGGACGGAGAGCGACTGGCCTTCCTCACCATCGACGACACCCGCGTGCCCAACATGGCTCTGCCCCAGTTCACCGGCAGCACATACCCCCGGGGACTACAGTACCCGTACCCCATGGTGAGATCGGTCTGCTCAAGCTTCTCTTTGTCTCGGAGCTGTTTGATCTGCCTGTTGTCTCGAGTGTCTCGATTTTACGTCGTCAGGCCGGTCAGACGAACCCTGCGGTCCGGTTGTCGGTGGTCAACCTGTTCGGAGCGACGTACACTCAGGAGCTGCAGCCTCCCGATCAGCTCCGACACCGAGATTTCTACGTCACCGTGGTGAAGTGGATCAGTCACACTCACCTCGCCGTGCGGTGGGTCAACCGGCCCCAGAACGTCTCGCTGCTGATGGTGTGTGACGCCACGTTAGGAGCCTGTGTTCAGGTGGGTGCTGGTGGAAACTCCAGAGAACTTTTACTGTGTTGAAAAGTgaacttcattttcttttcttttcattcagagGCACAAGGACTCCTCAGAGACGTGGCTGTCCAGACAGGTAAACCTTGTTTTCTGCTCACAAAATGTCCTCTGAGGTGcaggacacacagacatgacCTCACCATTGTGTAGGAGCCTCTCCATGTGTATTACCCTCGCAGTGATGTATGTTCCGTTATTGAGGCCGAGCTCGTCCATGCATAAAGTACGTCGCCTCTGAAGTCTGTCTCTCCCCCGCAGAGACAGGAGCCGCTGTTCTCCAAGGACAGGAGCAGGTTCTTCCTCACGCTGCCTGTGAAACAAGGAGGTCAGGGAGATTTCCACCACGTCACAATGTTCACAAAGAAGGTGACCGTCCCCTTCGTCTCCCTTCTGTCCCTCGCTGCCTCTGGAGATGGAAGACGAGAGACAGTCAgcatttttctctccctctttcaggTGCGAAGCGACCAGGACGAGGTTCGCCACCTGACGTCTGGGGACTGGGAGGTGACAAAAATCTTATCTTACGACGAGAACAACCAGGTCGTGTAAGTTTTCAAATACACCCTCCGGTGAATTCTCCAGTTTTTTTCTCCGACCACGACAACTAGTCTTCTGTGTGCCGCAGCAGTGAAACGTGTTTCTGTGAGCGTGCTCTCTGAGCCGCAGGGTTTGTGGTCGGGCGGCCCCGCCACGCAGAGGCTGGTGAATGCACACGTATAATAGATCCATGACCTTGTCCTACTTTCTCTCTGCTCTACACTCAGATACTTCCTGAGCACGGAGGAGTCGGCGCAGCAGAGACATTTATTCAGGTACGACGCAACAACAGCGTCGTCTTTTCAAAGAATCCATTCTTTCTGTGACCCGTCCTCACTGAACGTTTTCCCCCCCGACAGCGTCTCCACCCTCGGCCTGTTTCCTCGGCAGTGTCTCACCTGCGGACTGAAGGAGGAGTGCGCGTTTTTCGACGCCGACGTCCACCCCGACGCGCAGCTCGCCATCCTGCGCTGCAaaggtcagagagtcaaagCACGAGGTTTCAAATTTGGAGAAAATAAACTTAAAGGCTCGAAGGCTCCGCTTTGTGCCGATGAGTCGGTGGataaaggtgaaataaaaacctCTGAATTCTTTGAAACACACAGACGATATGAAAACACTCTCGACGTCTTTTCAGAAAActaaaaaaccttttaaacatcaaatattttgttgtgttattaaaaaacacatgaaagatTAACTCCTGTAAAGAAAAACTTGGAGGTTCAACACGAGAAGCGCAAACTGGGAACTTTTCCGTGATTTATCAGAACTATCTtgcaagtggaaaaaaaaataaaatctcctTTAAGCTTTTTCAACCTGACGAGTGTTTCAGCGTCCAAGGACAAAATGACCACAGGCGGAGGAGGCGGCgctttttatttcttcagcATCAATGCGATTCAAGAGTCTGTTACGTAAAACATCGAATGGGATTCAGATGGAATGTGCTTTTGATATTTGAGGTGTTGCAGCAGATCTCAGGTTGAGGATTCACGCTGCGGACGTCTTCTGCTtgtgttaaaaacatttataatctgtttacacacacacacacacacacacacacacacagtgtaacatGATGACTGTATTTCCCTCGCAGGCCCCGGAGTTCCAGCTGTGCTGCTCCTCAGTCTCGATGACGTGGACTGTGAGTCGTCCTCATTACATTTCATATGTGGCCAgatgttgttttggttttttttttctctcacctcTGCTCGGACACATTTCGCTGCAATTACGCGCCGTCGCCTCGTTTGAGTGAAagcagatgtttttattcaaacgGCCGCGATTCTTCTCCTTTCCATGAGATAACAGTCAGCGCTCCTGAGAAGGAACATGCATCTGTAAGAGTGCTGAGTCACTGGACCAGatgtttattctgtttatcTTCATGTGGTTGGTCCGTAGTTTATATATCGTGGGAGGTGAAGCCCGAAGCTGCTCCCTCCACTTTAATTCATTTTGGTCCGTCGGCCCGACGCACTTCTCCCCTCCCGTCCCTCGCCCTGTCTATCAAACGGAGACTCTGTTCTTCATCCCACAGGAATTTGTAACTGTGATCATTTCTTTCTCCGCAGCGTATTTCATCCTGGAGAACAACCTCCCTCTGTGGACCGCGCTGCAGACCAAGAGGACGGTTCAGACCGACACGCGCGTCATCACCCACGACCACTACGGTACAGAGGTCTACAAGTGTCTGTGTGCGATCCTCGTGAGATGATGCTTCCAGTCTGACGcgcattgtgtttgtgtgtcgcaGAGCTGCCGCTGAAGCTCACCTATCCTCCCGACTTCTCCGAGTCCTTCCTCTACGGCCTCCTCCTCGTCGTGTGAgcctgtttctctctgctttgattgcatttacatttttcccTCGTTTACGCTGAGAGCCGCACCGTCGGCCTTCAAAAGGCTGGAAGTGAAAAGCTCGACTCCTCCGCAGCCGCAGGCCTTTAAGCACATTTTACATATCAACAGCTGCgataaatgaaagtaaaagttGTTCGATGAGAAAATTCTCAACTCACAGCGACAATTTGAATCCGTTTTTTATGACTGTTCTGTCAGTGAGGTCAAACTTTGCACGACGGTGAAACTAGAACGTCAGCATCTGagcattttatataaaatacacatcaggTCAAATGTCTTTGAGGCTTCAGCAGAAAATTGGAGTAGAATCCCTGAGAAGTCTGAAACCAGGAGACGGTGCTTCAGTTTATTTAGTCTCTTTCATTAcggacagaaataaaaacctatTGTTTACGATAAAGAATAATTAGATTTCGTTCAAAGACGAGCAGAAGCAAATGATCTGCGAGTAACCGTTTATGTTTTGGTGTTCCCCCGACAGCGGCAGTTCTCCCGGGGATCAGACGGTGACGCAGGAGTTCGGGCTGGACTGGGACTCGGTGCTGGTGGGATCTGAGCAGATCATCGTGGCTCGACTGGACGGCAGAGGTTCTGggttcagaggtcaaaggtgcCGTTAATTCCCGTCaaagatctctctctctctctctgtgcgtcAGACTTTGCACTgatggtttttcttttcacagggtCTTACAGCAGGTCCACCTGAGCCTCGGCTCCGTCGACGCTGACGACCAGATTGCTGCTCTCGAGTATGTCGCACACTCCTCCGcacttttattttaagtttcGTTAGAATCTAAAGCTTCTTGGAATCGTCTGAACATTTTAAGAAAGGTCGTGCTGCGTTTTACGGATCTAATGATGAGTTAATTAAAACAGGAGTTAATCCCAGCCTCTGTGCCGAGGTCCGTCTCTTCAGGAGGTGTCTCAGGGTAAAGGGTGTTTGTGTTGCACATCAGAATAAGGAATAGATTTAGGTTTGAGGGTTCAACTCATGAATGTTAACAACCTGCGAGAGCCGGTGTGAAAAACAACTTCTATTATCGCGCTGCTTTTTTATCTGCTTTAAAACGcctgtgttattttttcatgaatatCTTTATACGTTTAGATTTTATCAGGCCGACACAGGTCTGAAGAAAAGATTCCAACAGATATAAACAAACAGAGCGGGtgattcttcttctcttgtttctctcacACGGTCGTCTCAGGAttaacctctgacctcctgtCGGCCTCTTGTTTATCTGTAAATCGCCTCTCGGAGCCTCGGCCGAGGCCTCTTCACTCACAagttcatttcaaatgtgtttgagTCGTCTCCTCGTGTTCTTCAGATACCTGGTGAAGCTGCCGTTCATCGATCGCACTCGCGTCGGAGTCTTCGGAGAGGTTCGTCAATAAATTAAGTTCTCTTATtttaactgttgtgtttttaaaaaaaacgaaattACCCACAGTTCCTTGTGTCTCCACCAGGACTACGGCGGCTTCCTCGCGCTGACGATGCTGAAGTCGACGGAGCGGCTGGTCAGATGTGCCGCAGCTCAGACTCCCGTCATCGACTGGTCCATGTACGGTGAGGGACAAGTAACGCACGCTGCAGGGACGTGGGAGTATTTATTACTTCTGCTGCCGCCGACTCGTGACGTCTCTGTCCTTCACGTGTTGTCTGGCTGGTGTGACTTTAATTATCTTTATGTTCTGCGTATGGGAATTCAGGCTTATTGGGTTTTAGGATGAAACGCTTTCATTTCTGGGACCGGTATCAGAGCAACGCTGCAGCGGAGGAGCGACTGTGGAGTGCGATTAGAATTTAATAATAAACACGAGTGAGTGAAAATCctctgaaacagaaaacaacaaggaTTTCAGACTTTTTTCGAGGCTGAAAAAAGACGATTTAAACGTTTTAAATCTGTAGTTTGTTGTGAAAAGCAAAAAGGAAGCTCCTGCATTTGTTCTCCACCCTCACGCGCCACGTATTTCTTGTTCTCCTTCTAATAAcctgtgttttctgctctttctcctTCAGCCTCGGCCTTTTCTGAGCGATACCTGGGCTCGCCCTCCACCGAGGAGAACAAATACCAAGTGAGCTGCTTCTTCTCGTCGTCCGTCTGTGGCTGAACCTCGGAGTAGACTATTGACTGGAAATCTATTTTCAGAAACGGGAGTTAAACTGTTCACGGAGCCccagatgtttcttttttttttttaaatgattgaaatGTCCACAAGGGCAATCAGGAAACCACCAAGCTGGAAAGAAGTAAAACTGCAAAAATGATTCTATAAATCAACTTATAACTGAAGCCCAGCTCTTAAATGTAGAGAAGTATAGATAGGAAGTGATATTTAAATGATGTTCACAGCCTCTAAGTTAAAATCCCACAGTTCAGTGTGAATTCTTCTCTTTGCACGGTGACTCCAAATGTCATTTTAGCGTTTGCGCTCTATTTTTCCAGTCGTGTGGAGGTGGCACACTTTTGTAAAGCAGGTCACTGAGGTCTAAATGAAAATATGCTCTGCTCTGCTTCCATTCACAAACAAAACCGTCGCAGTCTGttaaagacaaagaggagaatGTGGCCTCCGGCGTTTTTTAGGCAACGCTCCAAATATTATCTGATGCAacagcgaggaggaggaagaggacgaggaggagaagaagaagaagaacagggaAATGCCACAGGTtgaggctgaaaacaaaaacacccagTTGTCCTCCAAACGAAGGTTGCAGCCAGAGTGTGTTTTCTTCCTAAGTGGGGCTGAGCATAACTGGGCCAGAGGACGCTATTTTTGACTCTCACAGCTGGTGgcgacgagtgtgtgtgtgtgtgtgtgtgtgtgtgtgtgtgtgtgtgtgtgtgtgtgtgtgtgtgtgtgtgtgtgtgtgtgtgtgtgtgtgtgtgtgtgtagttctgGTTCAAGTGACATCTTCAGTAATCATCCTCGTAACCTAATCAAAAAATATCTGAATTCAAAACACaagaacctgcagcagctgaaatgaACGTTTTGAATTTCTTGATTTCCTTTCATATTACTGACTCCTGCCAACTCTGCTGCTCTCGAAATCATCCTCTGATGTTGCTGAGTTGAAATCATTTCTCCTCATCTGTGCGTCCAGGCTTCCAGAGTCCTGACCAACATGAAGGGTCTGCAGGGAGGAACTCTGTTTCTGGCTCACGGGACTGCTGACGGTACGTTCACTCGTGCGTCACCCCGGGCGGGCGTGAGTCCTCAGTCTGTGGGCGTTGAGTTGTTTCGGAAACGAGCCTCTCCGCGACGCAGAGCGTTAAAACGTGACCTTTCCTGCGGCGGTGGAATTAACCTGGTCGACACTTATCGCACgtcttgtttttctccacagCCAACGTTCACTTCCAGCACTCGGCGGAGCTCATCAAACACTTAATAAAGATCGGAGCCAACTACACGATGCAGGTAAATAATACATTCTGTAGAGAAGAATGAAAGAATGTCCCATGAGCTAACGTGGAGGATGGGGTTTATGACACgcaccgcagccagccaccagggggcgatcgagctGGGAGCTGTCACGTCATCTATCTGTATCCACAGCGGCACACGGATGAAAatacagtttctgtttttctcactcACCTGATTTTCACTTTGGCTCAGGGCTGAAATTCCTCTTTAATTCAGAATCAATGTTATCGTCCCTGCGCTCATGAAACCTCATTTCACACCTCGATGAggagccagaaaaaaaaaaacaaacaaaaagaacttAACAGCCTGAAAATGAGGTTTATTTGTCTCGGTGAATAAAAAATTGATATTTAGAAACTTGGGTCGAACAGAAACAAAGAATTTTCCGAGGCTCGTCAGTGACAGTGAATATCTTGATATGTGAATGAGTCATATTTCCTTCTAATAGTTTTATTTAATGTCGGTTATATTGAAAAAAATCTTCTTTAAATCGAATTGTTTaaatcttttcatctctcctgTCTTCTCTTATTTTTTCAGATCTACCCAGACGAGGGACACTTCCTGTCACAACGCAGCCGCATTCAGCTGACTCACTCCCTGATCGGTTATTTCAGAGGCTGTCTGCTCGACGCGTCATCGCTACTCGACCAGCAGCGGGACGACGAGTGAGAGGGACTGCGCTCGACAACCGTGTGTCTCGGTTTGTGTGTCAACGAGCGCTTGTGCCCCTGGTAgactcaagtgtgtgtgtgtgtgtgtgtgtgtgtgtgtttttatacctGTAGCACAGTATTCAACAAAACAAGCTTCTCAACATATCAGACTAGTTTCCATCGCTCGTCACCTCAGTAAAATAAAGTTCCCAGCGTCCTCTCTGCCCCTGCAGTGTCATGATGCCGTGCAGACCTGGAGGGGGCGCTAGGTAGCAAACCTCAGAGAAGTTATCGCCTCGTTCTCTCTGATGGAACAGATGGAATATTTAattctaaatgtatttaaataagtAAACGAGTGACGGTAGCTTGTTAATGGTCGGATAACGTGTGTAACGtcggccactaggggtctcccTATCGAAACAATGACACGAGACTGAAGCTTGATGATGTTGTGAGGCAGTGTGGCATCATGGGAAACAAGTGCATATTcaatttaaaagttttattcGATAAACCCAGTAAAATAGAAAACATCTGATCGTAGTTAGAACACTTTcagccaagtgtgtgtgtgtgtgtgtgtgtgtgtgtgtgtgtgtgtgtgtgtgtgtgtgtgtgtgtgtgtgtgtgtgtgtgtgtgtgagcatgtgtgtgtgtgtgtgaggcgtAGCTGCCTCTGCTCACTGTTTCTTATCGTGCCACAGAAAACACTCTCGGCCTTTATGAAGATTTTCTGTCGACGGGTTCAAAACGCCTTTTTGTCCCATTTAGGATTAAATGGATTTCTCAGCCGGTCACATCGATCACGAGCTCGCTCTCTGAGtgttgtactttttttgttttgatgcaaaTTGCACCAATCTGGTCGGAAGCCGTCCACTAAAAAACAGATTTGGTTTCATCCCTGACATGAAGGAGATTTTCCTGTCGAGTGTAACGACATTTAAAGCAGACGTGGAAACACGTCAGAGGAGTTTTTCCGTCCTCTCCACGGCAACGGTTGCACAGAACTTTACATTATCGTCCCCTGGAAATGTTCCAACTGggattttcttatttatttttgtatttatttattcctgaagtcgatatttattgtttgacaacatttattttctctcgTAAAGAGATTTAAAGGGTCGGGAGGTGATGTTGCGAcgtctcttctttcattttctcgCTTCTTTCTTTAGATTATTAGATAAAAGCACCTTCATGAGTTTTAGTTTTGTTGATgcatttaaatgttgttgttgtttaactCCACTTCTCTAACCACGCCCCTGGTCTCTGTTTACGACACAGTTGCAGGAATTAAGTGAGATCATCGCTTGTTTTGGATAAACTTACTTTAAACGAACCATTTTCTTAAAGACTACAGgttatgatttgttttttggggcCATTCTTTATAAATCCTGCTCTGTAAAGTGGTTTACAATCACTGTGCCCCTTTAATTAATTGGCTGACAAAAGTATCTGGAgatagaaaacatttttatgagcTGCTAATTGAAATGAGTGTAACCACTGATTTGTGTAGTGACTCCTCTTCACTCTCCAGCTGTtaaacatctttgtttttttttagttttttagaaaCACGTCACACCGTCGTCCGATAAGCGTCGCACTAAAAGGCATCATAAGTGTTCAGGCGGCTCGGAGCCGAAGAGCAATTTTCTGCTGTGATTTATGAGCATGAGAGTGATTCACGACGATTACTGTCGGCCGCACCTGAGCGCCATTAATCACGGTGATGCATGTCCCCTGCGCTGTTGTGGCTTTTAGACGAGAACACTTGACTTTACTTCTCAAATCTGCTattagcaaaaaaaaataaaaaactgaagtgACAAGCGTCTCTACGATCTGCGGTGATAATTCCCTAACGCCAGGCGAGCGAAGGGTTGGGTTAGGACTTCATCCTACATTTGTCTGCTCGGACACCGACCCGCTGCCGTCCTCGCCGCTGACGCCACCCGAGTCCACTTTAGAGTAACTGTACGTGACGTCATGGTTATTGTCTCTGTTGGGATTTGTACTGTGAGTCTGGTTTTATTCTCGGGGACGGGGGAGTTCTGTGAATGTCGTGTGACTATAGAGAAGCTTATTGTATTTTCTGGCTGTTTTAATATTAAAGAAGAATGAAGGAGACGTGTTTGGGTCTTGATTTGTGGTTGAGGAGTAAAAACTTTATACTGTTTCTAATGTTTCCAAgctctttgtggtcattttgcATCATATTGTTTGCTTTGCATCGTTTCGTGGTCATTTTGCATCGTTTCGTGGTCATTTTGCATCAGTGTGGTCATCTTGTGTTTGCTTTGCGTCTCTTTGTCGTGGCTGAGCATCACGTTGTGGACATCCTGCTCGTGTACGTCTGCGGATCTAACTCTAAAACCTTCAATTCAAATGTAGATCTTCAACCATCGGTCAGTAGATGTGACTGTGTGTAAACATGCCACGAACGCTCGCACATGACGGAGGAGCTTCCTGTTCAAATGAAggagaaaagaacatttatctttgtctctgtccttcgtgaCCTTTACAAATCCCCTGCCCACTCTGTTCAAACTCAGCTTTAATTACATCAACGCAATTACAGAGGCAACGCGAAGCCCTCGTCCACCGAGGACGGCGAGGATGAAAAGTCACAAGGCAACTTCAGAAACTGCGAGTTAAGACCTGGAATAAGTCCAGTCTCTGGTGGTTCTCCCTAGAAAACCTACAAAGACATTTTCTACTGTCACGAAAGAGAGAAAGCTCAGTTTGAGACCAGCTTTACTTTAAAGTACGAGGCCGAGGCCACGTCTCTCACCGTGGAGCTCCGTGTGGCTGCAGAGTCACGCTGAGGAGAAACTCCCACTTACTGTCGCCACAGAGATGTTTTCCGGTCATTCTGCAACCCTCCGACATCGATTTATACTTCTGCGCTTTTAAGCATCATTTTATGGgtgttctgtttctttgtgaTCGGTTTGCGTCTCTTCAAATGTCTCTTCACTGGACATAaatggctctttttttttaacccagagaggaagaacagCAGGGGCCTGTGTGAAAATAAGGTTTCATGTTGAAGCTGCAGTTCCTGAATACGTAGCTGACAGAGAATGATGACAGTGAGGGAGGACGTGCTGCTTGTCGacagtttggtttttaaaatcataagaaaataaaacatccgACATTTAAACGTTCTGGTTTGATTCCCAAAGAGGCACCACACTGCCCTCTGGTGTTGGAAGCCGTGCGGTTCACTTCAAGAGGAAACTGGTTTTCTGCTCATTATATAAAAACCACACGTGACCATTGAGCTTCATTGTTAATATGTAGATTCTCCTCAACCTCTAAGAAACTGATTTTCTAATTATGCGAGTTAATCTACAGATACTTAATTAATTCCTAATAACTCAATGACTAATTTATAAATTTCAAACGCAGCACTGCGAGTAAGACACTTGGAATAATGTCAGAACAAGAGAAGTCGGTGTAAACAgctttatttagaaaaaaaagctACAGATTCTTTATTGTCCCTCACCGGAGAtttcaataaaaccaaatatCTTTGGATTGAACtcagacaaactgcagcagtggcTGGAAGGTTTCTGTTTATTAGTGGTCGACACACCAGCTGTCAAACTGCACATTAACACTCtgttacattaaaataaactctGGAGATTATAATCTGAGAAAGTTTAACCATTTCTTCCATCCAGCTCTGTCCCTGGGTTTAATACTCCTCGCCCTCTTCGTCTTCCTCGAACGAGTCGATGCCGACCTCCTCGTAATCTTTCTCCAGAGCGGCCATGTCCTCTCTGGCCTCCGAgaactccccctcctccatgcCCTCTCCTACGTACCAGTGCACGAAGGCCCTCTTGGCGTACATGAGGTCGAACTTGTGGTCGAGGCGAGCCCAGGCCTCGGCGATGGCGGTGGTGTTGCTCAGCATGCACACGGCCCTCTGCACCTTGGCCAGGTCTCCTCCAGGAACCGCAGTGGGCGGCTGGTAGTTGATGCCGACCTTGAAGCCGGTGGGACACCAGTCCACAAACTGGATGGAGCGCTTGGTTTTGATGTTGGCGATGGCCACGTTCACCTCCTTGGGCACCACGTCTCCACGGTACAGGAGGCAGCAGGCCATGTATTTGCCGTGGCGAGGGTCGCACTTCACCATCTGATTGGCGGGCTCGAAGCAGGAGTTGGTGATTTCGGCCACGGTGAGCTGCTCGTGGTACGCCTTCTCTGCGGAGATGACGGGAGCGTAGGTGGCCAGAGGGAAGTGGATGCGAGGGTAGGGCACCAGGTTGGTCTGGAACTCCGTCAGGTCTACGTTCAAGGCGCCGTCGAAGCGCAGGGAGGCGGTGATGGAGGAGACGATCTGGCTGATGAGGCGATTCAGGTTTGTGTAGGACGGACGCTCGATATCCAGGTTCCTGCGGCAGATGTCGTAGATGGCCTCGTTGTCCACCATGAAGGCGCAGTCAGAGTGCTCCAGGGTGGTGTGGGTGGTCAGGATGGAGTTGTAGGGCTCCACCACGGCTGTGGACACCTGAGGAGCCGGGTAGATGGCGAACTCCAGCTTGGACTTCTTGCCGAAGTCTACAGAGAGACGCTCCATCAGGAGAGAAGTGAAACCTGAGCCGGTTCCTCCTCCAAAGGAATGGAAGACCAGGAAACCCTGGAGCCCAGTGCACTGGTCagactggaggagagaggaaggagttTAAATAAGATTTAGTTCTTTGACTTGATGTGGAAAAGTAATAAATCTCCCTGCGTTCTAAAACAACAACCGATGGAGCTTCCTCCACCTCAGACACTGAGATTAATGACGTCTGCTGGGTGTTTTGAAATTGCTCAAACGTCCGATAACGACTTCAAGAACAACGTGTTTGAATCTTAACTCTCGGCTCTTCTTACCAGTTTGCGGATCCTGTCGAGGACGGAGTCGATGTGCTCCTTTCCGAC
The genomic region above belongs to Paralichthys olivaceus isolate ysfri-2021 chromosome 24, ASM2471397v2, whole genome shotgun sequence and contains:
- the LOC109641706 gene encoding inactive dipeptidyl peptidase 10-like isoform X2; translated protein: MTASKDPTKKKPKESQQDEEFVDVSPPQRNWKGIAISLLVIVVVCSLITMSVVVLTPVEVPGSSKSRLTVADLYKPEFSVHDPEATWISESEVVYRSREGHVIKFNFVLNETEVILSNSTFVAFKVAKYSLSADLKYALFAYNVKQMYRYSYTASYIVYNIYTREVWELNPPEVQNAVLQHAAWGKQGQQLIYIFENNIYYQSDVKSVSLRITSSGKEGVIFNGLSDWLYEEEILRSHLAHWWSPDGERLAFLTIDDTRVPNMALPQFTGSTYPRGLQYPYPMAGQTNPAVRLSVVNLFGATYTQELQPPDQLRHRDFYVTVVKWISHTHLAVRWVNRPQNVSLLMVCDATLGACVQRHKDSSETWLSRQRQEPLFSKDRSRFFLTLPVKQGGQGDFHHVTMFTKKVRSDQDEVRHLTSGDWEVTKILSYDENNQVVYFLSTEESAQQRHLFSVSTLGLFPRQCLTCGLKEECAFFDADVHPDAQLAILRCKGPGVPAVLLLSLDDVDSYFILENNLPLWTALQTKRTVQTDTRVITHDHYELPLKLTYPPDFSESFLYGLLLVVGSSPGDQTVTQEFGLDWDSVLVGSEQIIVARLDGRGSGFRGQRVLQQVHLSLGSVDADDQIAALEYLVKLPFIDRTRVGVFGEDYGGFLALTMLKSTERLVRCAAAQTPVIDWSMYASAFSERYLGSPSTEENKYQASRVLTNMKGLQGGTLFLAHGTADANVHFQHSAELIKHLIKIGANYTMQIYPDEGHFLSQRSRIQLTHSLIGYFRGCLLDASSLLDQQRDDE
- the LOC109641706 gene encoding inactive dipeptidyl peptidase 10-like isoform X1, with product MNQTASVSHQIECQPVKDVKEFVDVSPPQRNWKGIAISLLVIVVVCSLITMSVVVLTPVEVPGSSKSRLTVADLYKPEFSVHDPEATWISESEVVYRSREGHVIKFNFVLNETEVILSNSTFVAFKVAKYSLSADLKYALFAYNVKQMYRYSYTASYIVYNIYTREVWELNPPEVQNAVLQHAAWGKQGQQLIYIFENNIYYQSDVKSVSLRITSSGKEGVIFNGLSDWLYEEEILRSHLAHWWSPDGERLAFLTIDDTRVPNMALPQFTGSTYPRGLQYPYPMAGQTNPAVRLSVVNLFGATYTQELQPPDQLRHRDFYVTVVKWISHTHLAVRWVNRPQNVSLLMVCDATLGACVQRHKDSSETWLSRQRQEPLFSKDRSRFFLTLPVKQGGQGDFHHVTMFTKKVRSDQDEVRHLTSGDWEVTKILSYDENNQVVYFLSTEESAQQRHLFSVSTLGLFPRQCLTCGLKEECAFFDADVHPDAQLAILRCKGPGVPAVLLLSLDDVDSYFILENNLPLWTALQTKRTVQTDTRVITHDHYELPLKLTYPPDFSESFLYGLLLVVGSSPGDQTVTQEFGLDWDSVLVGSEQIIVARLDGRGSGFRGQRVLQQVHLSLGSVDADDQIAALEYLVKLPFIDRTRVGVFGEDYGGFLALTMLKSTERLVRCAAAQTPVIDWSMYASAFSERYLGSPSTEENKYQASRVLTNMKGLQGGTLFLAHGTADANVHFQHSAELIKHLIKIGANYTMQIYPDEGHFLSQRSRIQLTHSLIGYFRGCLLDASSLLDQQRDDE
- the LOC109646505 gene encoding tubulin alpha chain-like, translating into MRECISIHVGQAGVQMGNTCWELYCLEHGIQPDGQMPTTKTDGRGDDSFTTFFSETGNGKYVPRAIFVDLEPTVIDEVRTGTYRQLFHPEQLISGKEDAANNYARGHYTVGKEHIDSVLDRIRKLSDQCTGLQGFLVFHSFGGGTGSGFTSLLMERLSVDFGKKSKLEFAIYPAPQVSTAVVEPYNSILTTHTTLEHSDCAFMVDNEAIYDICRRNLDIERPSYTNLNRLISQIVSSITASLRFDGALNVDLTEFQTNLVPYPRIHFPLATYAPVISAEKAYHEQLTVAEITNSCFEPANQMVKCDPRHGKYMACCLLYRGDVVPKEVNVAIANIKTKRSIQFVDWCPTGFKVGINYQPPTAVPGGDLAKVQRAVCMLSNTTAIAEAWARLDHKFDLMYAKRAFVHWYVGEGMEEGEFSEAREDMAALEKDYEEVGIDSFEEDEEGEEY